In a genomic window of Petrotoga mexicana DSM 14811:
- the glp gene encoding gephyrin-like molybdotransferase Glp, with amino-acid sequence MSEFLDLNTPEMFWEIVDKSLNKGSLPSETINFKESNGRILAEDLFSPIDLPPFSRSTVDGFAVKAEDTFGASESMPIYLNVKGEVFMGQETKVRVEVGEAVKIPTGGMLPEGSNAVVMVEYVDYVGEKMIEINRSVGVGENVVYKGEDIPKGKVLLNKYHKIRPQDVGALAGLGITDVEVYKKPKVAVIATGDELVSPESVPGVSEIRDINSYTIGTTLEEVGAEIRYVGIIPDKFDFLRENIKNNLDCDLILISGGSSVGVKDMTVEVLNSLGEPGVLSQGITIKPGKPTIFAVVEGKPILGLPGHPSSSFIITQVIVKPLVEKIMGIKEKSIKCNIKAKLSRNLDSDKGREEYIPVRLIETAEKNHIAEPIVGESAMISKFVYADGYIKIDANKEGLNKEETVDVYLY; translated from the coding sequence GAGAATTTTAGCGGAGGATTTATTTTCTCCCATCGATCTTCCACCTTTTAGCCGATCAACTGTTGATGGTTTCGCTGTGAAAGCGGAGGATACTTTTGGTGCCTCGGAAAGTATGCCTATCTATTTGAACGTTAAAGGTGAAGTGTTTATGGGGCAAGAAACAAAGGTAAGGGTTGAAGTTGGTGAGGCTGTAAAAATTCCAACGGGTGGAATGTTGCCAGAAGGATCAAATGCGGTCGTTATGGTAGAATATGTTGATTACGTTGGTGAAAAAATGATTGAAATCAATCGTTCTGTCGGAGTCGGTGAAAATGTAGTTTATAAGGGTGAAGATATTCCTAAGGGGAAGGTACTTTTAAATAAATACCATAAGATCAGGCCACAGGATGTAGGTGCTCTAGCAGGCTTAGGAATAACTGATGTTGAAGTTTATAAAAAACCAAAAGTAGCTGTAATTGCCACAGGAGACGAATTAGTCTCCCCTGAAAGTGTTCCTGGAGTCAGTGAAATCAGGGATATAAATAGCTACACAATAGGAACAACATTAGAAGAAGTAGGTGCAGAAATTAGATACGTTGGGATAATTCCAGATAAATTTGATTTTTTGAGAGAGAATATAAAAAACAATTTAGATTGCGATTTGATTCTGATCTCTGGAGGTAGTTCTGTAGGAGTCAAAGACATGACGGTAGAAGTTTTGAATTCTTTAGGGGAACCTGGTGTATTGTCTCAAGGAATTACGATCAAGCCCGGTAAACCTACAATTTTTGCAGTAGTTGAAGGCAAGCCTATTTTAGGCTTACCCGGCCACCCTTCATCATCCTTTATCATTACCCAGGTGATTGTTAAACCATTGGTAGAGAAGATAATGGGTATAAAAGAAAAAAGCATAAAATGTAATATTAAAGCAAAGTTAAGTAGAAATTTGGATTCCGACAAGGGAAGAGAAGAGTACATCCCAGTTCGATTGATTGAAACTGCTGAAAAGAATCACATCGCTGAGCCGATAGTCGGTGAATCAGCAATGATATCAAAATTTGTTTATGCAGATGGTTATATAAAAATAGATGCTAACAAAGAAGGACTCAATAAAGAAGAAACGGTAGATGTCTATTTATACTAA